The Bradyrhizobium sp. CCBAU 051011 DNA segment CTCGCGCAGATGCAGGAAGCAGATTGTCGCAAGGACCGTCCAGGCGGCGGCATACTGATAGATGATGCCCGAAGGCCAGTTGAGGGCGAACGCGAAATAGCGCGCGAATTCGTTGTAGACGGTCAGCGCCAGTATGCCGGCAAGCGCAATCAGCAGGTTGCGCAGGAAGCGCGATCGGCCGGAAAAGATGCGCGATAGCAGCGCCCACAGCCCGGTCCAAAGCAATACGGCGGCGATGATCCCCAGCAGCGGCGTCAAATAGGACGAGGCCCGCGGCTCGGAAGTCTGGGCGAGCCAAATGGTAAGCGCAGACAGCCCGAGAACAGCGCTTGCGAGCCCCACAGCCAGCGCGACCGGCAGCGCTGGCCGATCGCGTGGCGCAAGCCGCTCGGGCTCGACCGCGTGGCTCGCCTGGCGGACACGCAACAACGTCTGCCCGATCCGGATCAGTTGCCTGCCGTCTGTCGCAAAGCGCGCTTGTTTCGCACGGACGCCATCGAGGAACGTGCCGTTGGCGCTTCCCAGGTCCTCGGCGATCCATTGCCCCGC contains these protein-coding regions:
- a CDS encoding FHA domain-containing protein yields the protein MTSEAIIWIEILSRHREVTARFRIVSAEARIGRGYDNDVIVDDPYVAASHLRIFRDDAGQWIAEDLGSANGTFLDGVRAKQARFATDGRQLIRIGQTLLRVRQASHAVEPERLAPRDRPALPVALAVGLASAVLGLSALTIWLAQTSEPRASSYLTPLLGIIAAVLLWTGLWALLSRIFSGRSRFLRNLLIALAGILALTVYNEFARYFAFALNWPSGIIYQYAAAWTVLATICFLHLREIGPARLWLKGAIVTTVLATAVAAQTLQQSEAFSESGRQNNARLLMPPALRVVPVKEEDTFFRDVGQLKARLDADRGKARAGEAGR